From one Idiomarina sp. X4 genomic stretch:
- the zur gene encoding zinc uptake transcriptional repressor Zur yields MTRQEAQRLIRKAEVLCQKRGARLTTARREVFAILAEHSGSIGAYDLLDELREVMPNAKPPTIYRALDFLQEQGFVHKITSSNSFVLCTHFDHQHPVQMLICDSCGDVQEIQSEGVYDELKHQAEAQGFKVEQQTIEAHGLCTKCH; encoded by the coding sequence ATGACTCGTCAAGAAGCACAACGACTAATTCGAAAAGCTGAAGTTCTTTGTCAAAAACGAGGAGCAAGGCTAACCACTGCCCGACGTGAGGTTTTCGCTATTTTAGCTGAGCACTCCGGATCAATTGGCGCTTATGACCTACTCGATGAGCTTCGGGAAGTGATGCCAAACGCTAAGCCGCCTACTATTTACAGGGCACTGGACTTTCTCCAGGAACAAGGCTTTGTTCATAAAATAACCTCTTCTAACAGCTTTGTGCTGTGTACTCATTTCGATCATCAACACCCCGTACAAATGCTTATTTGTGATTCCTGCGGCGATGTTCAGGAGATTCAATCGGAAGGAGTTTACGACGAGCTAAAGCACCAAGCTGAAGCTCAAGGCTTTAAAGTTGAACAACAAACCATTGAAGCACATGGCTTGTGCACGAAATGCCATTAG
- a CDS encoding dipeptidase codes for MLKSLLAASVLVAVTGCATASQSSSNEQETQYQASEKAIDLAHEYLLIDTHIDVPYRIRDKWDDVSVATEDGDFDYPRAVEGGLDAPFMSIYIPASYEESGGSIQLAHELIDGMEALVARAPDKFAMAYSTEDIRENKEKGLMSIALGMENGTPIEGDLDNLHMFYERGIRYITLAHSLSNHISDSSYDIRRKWNGLSPFGKKLVKEMNKVGVMVDVSHISDEAFYQAVEISDVPVIASHSSLRKYTPGFERNMSDDMLKALAENEGVIQINFGSSFLAKQANRYRDMMKKRINAVKEQFGEDSEEAKRRIAEIEANNPYPYATLETVLDHIDHVKELIGVEHIGIGSDYDGVGDSLPVGLKDVSDYPNLVQGLLDRGYSEKEIQMILGENLMRVWKSVEDYAEAH; via the coding sequence ATGTTAAAGTCATTACTTGCTGCATCCGTTTTGGTTGCTGTAACGGGTTGTGCAACCGCCAGCCAATCATCATCTAACGAACAAGAAACGCAATATCAGGCTTCTGAAAAAGCGATTGATTTGGCACATGAGTATTTGCTTATTGATACTCATATTGATGTTCCGTATCGCATCCGTGACAAATGGGACGATGTATCCGTTGCGACCGAAGACGGTGATTTCGATTACCCACGAGCGGTAGAAGGGGGACTCGATGCGCCATTTATGTCCATTTATATACCGGCATCTTATGAAGAGAGTGGTGGCAGTATTCAGTTGGCGCATGAACTAATAGACGGTATGGAAGCTTTGGTCGCTCGTGCGCCGGACAAGTTTGCGATGGCATACAGCACAGAAGATATTCGTGAAAACAAAGAAAAAGGTCTAATGTCGATAGCGCTCGGGATGGAGAACGGAACCCCTATCGAAGGTGATCTCGATAACCTGCACATGTTCTACGAGCGCGGTATTCGCTATATTACTCTAGCGCACTCGTTATCAAATCATATTTCTGACTCCTCCTATGATATTCGTCGTAAATGGAATGGTCTCAGCCCTTTCGGCAAAAAGCTGGTAAAGGAAATGAATAAAGTCGGCGTCATGGTCGATGTGTCTCACATTTCTGATGAAGCATTCTATCAGGCAGTTGAAATTAGTGATGTACCAGTCATTGCTTCTCATTCATCGTTACGTAAGTACACGCCTGGCTTCGAACGAAATATGAGCGATGATATGCTAAAAGCTTTGGCAGAGAACGAAGGGGTCATTCAAATTAACTTTGGCTCGTCATTTTTGGCGAAGCAGGCTAATCGTTACCGCGACATGATGAAAAAGCGTATCAACGCAGTAAAAGAGCAATTCGGAGAAGACAGTGAGGAAGCGAAGCGTCGCATCGCCGAGATTGAAGCAAATAACCCGTATCCGTATGCAACACTGGAAACTGTCTTAGACCATATCGATCATGTAAAAGAGTTGATCGGCGTCGAGCATATTGGTATTGGTTCAGACTATGACGGCGTTGGAGATTCATTACCGGTTGGGCTAAAGGATGTTTCCGATTACCCAAACCTGGTTCAGGGATTGCTCGACCGAGGTTACTCTGAAAAAGAAATTCAGATGATTCTGGGCGAAAACTTAATGCGTGTCTGGAAGTCTGTCGAAGACTACGCCGAGGCGCACTAA
- a CDS encoding M1 family metallopeptidase, with protein sequence MKLYNYALTATVLLATSQASHAQAFEDKFRQLNDDKFRSPNVYRTASGAPGHEYWQQEADYHIKVQLDDENQSITAQSTITYTNNSPDTLRYLWVQLDQNRFRKDSIGPQSDSTSKPERISFSRMESMMTQESFPAGYELTEISYDNGDPLAHYVNDTMLRLDLDEPLESGESVTFNINWAFNIIEADVLGGRGGYEYFEDDGNYLYEMAQWFPRMAAYYDVEGWQNKQFIGNGEFALEFGDYRVEITVPADHIVASTGVLQNPKDVLTSTQRQRLEVARSSDEPVKIVTQDEALENEKEGTNDTKTWIFEADKVRDFAWASSRKFIWDAQGYKKNDTDVLAMSFYPAEGNPLWERYSTASIIHTIEHYNDYSFDYPYPVAISVNGPVGGMEYPMITFNGPRPYVDEDTGNKYYSERTKYGLISVIIHEIGHIYFPMIVNTDERQWTWMDEGINTYLQFLAEQKWEKDYPSWRGEPRNITSYMASANQMPIMTNSESILQFGNNAYGKPATALNILRETIVGRELFDFAFREYAYRWKFKRPTPEDLFRTLEDASGVDLDWFWRGWFYSTDHVDIALDNVHLLTINTQDPEIEKAWQQEQKEQEPTSLTTKRNADVNYKIHQQPHLADFYNEHDEFTVTNADRNEYSELLKGLSDEQKEMLKNGSNFYVLDFSNQGGLVMPILLDLHYEDGSKEHVRIPAEIWRRSPEQVSKLLIRDKTLTQVVVDPNWETADVDTTNNYWPARAIPSRIELFKRDDRKDSLMERYDEKLKSDDES encoded by the coding sequence ATGAAGTTATATAATTATGCGTTAACAGCAACGGTTTTATTGGCTACCAGCCAAGCAAGCCATGCCCAGGCATTTGAAGACAAGTTTCGTCAACTCAATGACGACAAGTTTCGCAGCCCTAATGTTTACCGAACCGCTTCAGGCGCTCCTGGACATGAATACTGGCAGCAAGAAGCTGACTATCATATCAAGGTGCAGCTTGATGATGAAAACCAAAGCATTACCGCACAAAGTACTATCACTTACACCAATAACTCACCTGATACTTTGCGCTATTTGTGGGTTCAACTGGATCAAAACCGATTCCGCAAAGACTCTATAGGTCCGCAATCAGACAGTACCAGTAAACCGGAGCGCATCAGCTTTTCCCGTATGGAAAGTATGATGACACAAGAGAGCTTCCCGGCTGGTTACGAGTTGACAGAAATTAGCTATGACAACGGCGATCCGCTGGCCCATTACGTCAACGACACTATGCTCCGTTTGGACTTAGATGAGCCACTAGAAAGTGGTGAAAGCGTTACTTTTAATATTAATTGGGCTTTTAACATTATTGAAGCGGACGTACTCGGCGGTCGTGGCGGTTACGAATACTTCGAGGACGATGGTAATTACCTGTATGAAATGGCACAGTGGTTCCCTCGCATGGCCGCTTACTACGATGTTGAGGGCTGGCAGAATAAGCAGTTCATTGGCAATGGTGAATTCGCATTAGAGTTTGGCGACTACCGCGTCGAAATCACCGTTCCTGCTGACCATATCGTTGCTTCAACAGGCGTACTACAAAACCCCAAAGATGTACTGACATCAACGCAACGGCAGCGCCTGGAAGTTGCTCGCAGTTCCGATGAGCCAGTAAAAATCGTTACTCAAGACGAAGCGCTGGAAAATGAAAAGGAAGGCACGAACGATACCAAAACCTGGATCTTCGAAGCGGACAAAGTGCGTGACTTTGCCTGGGCCTCTTCTCGCAAATTCATTTGGGATGCGCAAGGCTATAAGAAAAATGACACTGATGTTTTAGCAATGTCATTTTATCCGGCAGAAGGTAATCCACTTTGGGAGCGCTATTCAACGGCCTCAATTATTCACACCATTGAGCACTACAACGACTATAGCTTCGACTATCCATACCCAGTCGCTATTTCTGTGAACGGGCCTGTTGGTGGTATGGAATACCCAATGATCACCTTCAATGGACCTCGCCCTTACGTGGATGAAGACACTGGCAATAAGTACTACTCGGAGCGCACAAAGTACGGTCTGATTTCAGTCATCATCCACGAGATTGGCCATATTTATTTCCCAATGATCGTTAACACTGACGAGCGTCAGTGGACCTGGATGGACGAAGGAATTAATACCTACCTACAGTTCTTAGCCGAGCAAAAATGGGAAAAAGATTATCCTTCGTGGCGCGGTGAACCTCGTAACATAACGAGTTATATGGCAAGCGCTAACCAAATGCCGATTATGACGAATTCAGAGTCTATCCTCCAGTTTGGCAACAACGCCTATGGTAAACCTGCGACGGCACTTAATATTTTACGTGAAACCATTGTTGGACGAGAATTGTTCGACTTCGCTTTCCGTGAATATGCCTACCGCTGGAAGTTTAAACGTCCTACACCAGAAGATTTATTCCGCACACTTGAAGATGCATCTGGTGTTGATCTGGACTGGTTCTGGAGAGGCTGGTTCTACTCAACCGATCATGTTGATATAGCCTTAGACAACGTTCACTTGCTAACCATCAACACGCAAGATCCGGAAATAGAGAAAGCTTGGCAGCAAGAGCAAAAAGAACAGGAGCCGACGTCGTTAACCACTAAGCGCAACGCCGATGTTAATTATAAAATACATCAGCAACCTCACTTAGCCGATTTCTATAATGAGCACGACGAGTTTACCGTCACTAATGCCGACAGAAATGAATACAGTGAGCTATTAAAAGGGTTAAGTGACGAACAAAAAGAAATGCTAAAAAATGGCAGTAATTTCTATGTTCTCGACTTTTCAAACCAAGGTGGTTTAGTCATGCCTATTTTGCTCGATCTACACTATGAGGACGGCAGCAAAGAGCATGTTCGCATTCCAGCAGAAATATGGCGACGTTCACCAGAGCAAGTAAGCAAGTTATTAATACGCGATAAAACCTTAACTCAGGTTGTCGTTGACCCTAACTGGGAAACTGCTGACGTTGATACAACGAATAACTACTGGCCTGCACGTGCCATTCCGTCAAGAATTGAACTGTTTAAGCGCGATGACCGTAAAGACAGTTTGATGGAGCGTTACGACGAAAAGTTGAAGTCTGACGATGAAAGCTAA
- the dusA gene encoding tRNA dihydrouridine(20/20a) synthase DusA: MLDWTDRHCRYFHRLLTKETLLYTEMVTTGAIIHGSQDFLEYNEEEHPVALQLGGSRPADMAKCAALAQERGYDEININVGCPSDRVQNGSFGACLMAEPKIVAECVKAMKQVVDIPVTVKTRLGIDEHDSDDFLYAFTDTVVEAGADQLTLHARKAWLQGLSPKENRDIPELQYDRVYKAQERYKNLPVAINGGITTAEAITQHLQQVHGVMVGRAAYQNPWLLTTFDALIGKQAHSLTREDVVDTMIPYVNQHIANGGRAWHVVRHMLGLFQGLPGGKRWRQYLSVKGPKAQSGESLLNGALDFKNDHRKTMSELMT; this comes from the coding sequence ATGCTGGATTGGACCGATCGCCACTGCCGGTACTTTCATCGTCTGCTGACGAAGGAAACGCTGCTTTATACCGAAATGGTTACGACCGGTGCCATTATCCATGGTAGTCAAGACTTTCTGGAGTATAACGAAGAGGAGCATCCGGTCGCTTTGCAATTAGGCGGCTCTCGGCCGGCAGACATGGCAAAGTGCGCGGCATTAGCCCAGGAACGCGGTTATGACGAAATTAATATCAATGTCGGATGTCCGTCGGACCGTGTTCAAAATGGTAGCTTTGGGGCTTGTTTAATGGCCGAGCCGAAGATCGTTGCAGAATGCGTGAAAGCAATGAAGCAAGTGGTCGACATTCCGGTAACTGTCAAAACTCGCTTAGGTATTGATGAGCATGACAGCGATGACTTTCTATATGCGTTTACGGACACGGTTGTAGAAGCCGGAGCAGATCAACTCACCTTGCATGCCCGAAAAGCCTGGCTTCAGGGGTTAAGTCCCAAAGAGAATAGGGACATTCCTGAGCTACAATATGATCGGGTGTATAAAGCACAGGAACGCTATAAAAACTTACCGGTGGCAATTAATGGCGGTATCACAACCGCCGAAGCGATAACCCAACATTTGCAACAAGTGCATGGCGTTATGGTAGGTAGGGCCGCCTATCAGAACCCTTGGTTGCTAACGACGTTCGACGCGCTTATCGGTAAACAAGCGCATTCATTGACGCGAGAAGACGTCGTCGACACGATGATCCCATATGTGAATCAACACATAGCCAATGGCGGTAGAGCATGGCATGTGGTTAGACACATGCTGGGTCTGTTTCAGGGACTTCCGGGTGGTAAACGCTGGCGTCAGTATTTGAGCGTTAAAGGGCCTAAAGCGCAAAGTGGAGAATCACTTTTAAACGGCGCGTTAGATTTCAAAAATGATCATAGAAAGACGATGAGCGAGTTAATGACGTAA